GCGGGGACCAGGGTGACCAGCGGTTCGGCCTCCCGGACAACCGAGCCGACCGACCGCTTGGCCACCTCCAGCACCACCGCGTCGACCGGGGCGGTCAGGGTGACCAGCGAGCGGCGGCGCTCGGCCTTGGCGACCTGCTCCACCAGCGTGGCCCGCTGGCGGGTCTGCTCCACCAGCTCCTCCGCCGTCTTGCGCCGCCATTCGTCGATGAAGGCGGCGCGGTCGGCCTGGACGCCGCGCAGCTCATGCGCGCTCGCCCGCTCGCGGTCCTGCTGGGCGGCCAGCTCGTCGCGCAGCCGCAGCCGCTCGATCCGTGCTTCCAACCAATTCAGGCGGGAACCGGTCTGGCGTTCCTGAAGCTGGCGGCGGATGTCCTCGACCTCGCCGACCACGGCGAGCCGCTCGGCAAGCCCGGCCTGGGCGCGGCGGCTGGCGGCGATGGCGCTGTCCAACTGCCCGGCCTTCTCGTCCAGCGAGGCGAGGCGGGAGCGGTATTCGGCGCGGCGGCGCTCCAGGATGGCGGCCTGGACGGCCGCATCGGGGGTGTCGGCGGGGGTGAAGTCGCCGCCATCCAGCTCGGCGCGCAGACGGCCGGTCTGGGCCTCGATGCTGGCGAGCTTGGCGGTCAGGTCGGCCAGATCCGCCGCGGCGAAGGTGGGGTCGAGCGTCGCCAGCCGGTCGCCAGCCCGCACCCGGTCGCCGACCTGCACGTCGACGCCGCGCACCACCGCGGTCTCCAGCGGCTGCGCCACCACCAGGGGGGCGGTGGTCACCAGCCGGCCGCCGGCGGTGATGATGCGGTCGACCTGGGCGAAGCCCGCCCATAGCACCAGCACCACCAGCAGTCCGGCCAGCACATAGAGGGTGGAGCGCGCCGGACGGGGCAGCGGCGCATGCTCGATCGCCGCCCCGTCCGGCAGATAGTCCAGCGCGAAGTCCGGCGGCGATGACGACGGGGCAGGCAGGACGGTACGGCGGCGGGCAGGGGCGGAGGAGGGGGGAGCGGGGGGATCGTTCCTGGCCGGAACGACCGCGCGGCCGGTCTCGGCCTGCGCGGCGTCCTGATCCGCGGGCATGCGTGTGTCGGGCATGGCTCAGCGCCCCCGGTTCTGCTGCTGCCACAGATGCCGGTATTCGGCGCAGCGGTCGAGCAGAATGGGATGGGGGGCGAGATCAAGCAGGCGGCCCTGCTCCAGCACGGCGATGGTGTCGCAGCCGGTCAGGGTCGACAGCCGGTGGGTGACGATCAGCACGGTGCGGCCGCGGGCGATGTGGCGCAGGTTGGCCATGACGATGGCCTCGCTGTCGGGATCGAGCGCGCTGGTCGCCTCGTCCAGGATCAGCAGG
This region of Azospirillum sp. B510 genomic DNA includes:
- a CDS encoding HlyD family type I secretion periplasmic adaptor subunit codes for the protein MPADQDAAQAETGRAVVPARNDPPAPPSSAPARRRTVLPAPSSSPPDFALDYLPDGAAIEHAPLPRPARSTLYVLAGLLVVLVLWAGFAQVDRIITAGGRLVTTAPLVVAQPLETAVVRGVDVQVGDRVRAGDRLATLDPTFAAADLADLTAKLASIEAQTGRLRAELDGGDFTPADTPDAAVQAAILERRRAEYRSRLASLDEKAGQLDSAIAASRRAQAGLAERLAVVGEVEDIRRQLQERQTGSRLNWLEARIERLRLRDELAAQQDRERASAHELRGVQADRAAFIDEWRRKTAEELVEQTRQRATLVEQVAKAERRRSLVTLTAPVDAVVLEVAKRSVGSVVREAEPLVTLVPADVPLEVEAEIPSRDIGLVRVGDVVRVKLDAFPFQRHGTLPGEIRTISADAFTHDAAQGGVQGAGVSPDSPRPMAGAVFRARIRLTATRLEEVPDGTRLSPGMVASAEIRVGTRSILSYFLYPVIRALDESIREP